A part of Thiomicrorhabdus sediminis genomic DNA contains:
- a CDS encoding IS3 family transposase (programmed frameshift), producing MSSKRYPEEFKIEAVKQITERGYPVSEVSKRLDVTTHSLYAWLKKYGPDKDSHQAKADEQAELKRLRKELARVTEERDLLKKAGGILRKRVRLRYAFIRQNAKGQSIRRLCELFNVHPSGYYAWLNKPISTSQKRNQRQTGLIKQFWLESGGIYGYRKIFADMLEHGESIGINRVHKLMHDSGLKAQVGYRKPRQKSGTENIVVPNRLNREFNSPAPNQSWATDITYIRTHEGWLYLAVVVDLFSRRIIGWSMQSRITKDLVLDALLMAVWKRSPKDKVIVHSDQGSQYTSYDWNHFLKFHNLEGSMSRRGNCHDNAVAESFFQLLKRERIKRKIYKNRDEARQDIFDYIEMFYNPKRRHSSNNQLSPVEYEKQYEMRLKSV from the exons ATGAGCAGTAAACGCTACCCTGAAGAATTCAAAATTGAAGCCGTAAAACAGATAACCGAGCGAGGTTATCCTGTATCGGAAGTATCCAAAAGATTAGATGTTACAACCCATAGTCTTTATGCCTGGCTGAAGAAGTATGGACCTGACAAAGACAGTCATCAGGCCAAAGCAGATGAGCAAGCTGAATTAAAGCGCCTTCGTAAAGAACTGGCTCGTGTCACAGAAGAACGAGATCTTCTAAAAAAGGCGG GCGGCATACTTCGCAAGAGAGTCCGATTGAGGTATGCCTTTATTCGACAGAATGCAAAAGGACAATCAATCCGACGATTATGTGAACTATTCAATGTTCATCCCAGTGGCTACTATGCTTGGCTAAATAAGCCCATTTCAACAAGCCAAAAGCGCAACCAAAGACAAACTGGACTGATAAAACAGTTCTGGCTGGAATCAGGTGGTATCTATGGTTATCGGAAGATATTTGCCGACATGCTTGAGCATGGCGAATCTATTGGTATCAACCGAGTACACAAGCTCATGCATGATTCCGGATTAAAAGCTCAGGTTGGTTATAGAAAGCCAAGACAGAAGTCTGGAACGGAAAACATCGTTGTGCCGAATCGACTGAACCGAGAGTTTAATTCGCCAGCGCCTAATCAATCATGGGCGACTGATATTACCTACATTCGAACGCATGAAGGCTGGTTGTATTTAGCGGTGGTGGTAGATCTGTTTTCTCGACGAATCATTGGTTGGTCGATGCAATCCAGAATAACCAAAGACTTGGTGTTGGATGCGTTATTGATGGCGGTGTGGAAACGTAGCCCCAAAGATAAAGTCATAGTGCACTCAGATCAAGGAAGTCAGTACACCAGTTATGACTGGAATCACTTTTTAAAGTTCCATAATTTAGAAGGCAGCATGAGCAGAAGAGGCAATTGTCATGATAATGCGGTTGCTGAGAGTTTCTTTCAATTATTGAAGCGAGAACGCATCAAGCGAAAGATATACAAAAACCGGGATGAAGCCCGACAAGACATTTTTGATTACATCGAAATGTTTTACAATCCTAAACGACGTCATTCATCGAACAATCAACTCTCACCGGTTGAATACGAGAAGCAGTACGAAATGAGGCTAAAAAGCGTCTAG
- a CDS encoding putative iron-sulfur cluster-binding metallochaperone, with protein sequence MGCCCGTNNSSCATQPDRLQCPLNQKLCKRVSILTVLHNVIKPWKLSFEGNAYYFCDDPDCDVVYFDNKGSEIRRSDVRSIVGVKTDSSSALICYCFGVSKQDYLNDSTIKDFVIEQTKLKNCSCEVRNPSGKCCLKDFPK encoded by the coding sequence ATGGGATGTTGTTGCGGAACTAATAACAGTAGTTGTGCTACTCAACCTGATAGGCTCCAGTGTCCACTAAATCAAAAGCTATGCAAGCGAGTGTCCATTCTTACGGTTTTACACAACGTTATTAAGCCTTGGAAGTTATCTTTTGAAGGAAATGCCTATTATTTCTGCGATGATCCAGATTGTGACGTCGTATATTTTGATAATAAGGGTTCAGAGATAAGGCGTTCGGATGTTCGATCCATTGTAGGAGTTAAAACTGATAGCTCAAGTGCGCTGATCTGTTACTGCTTTGGAGTATCGAAGCAAGACTATTTGAATGACTCTACTATAAAAGACTTTGTGATCGAACAAACAAAACTCAAGAATTGTTCATGCGAGGTTCGAAATCCGTCTGGTAAATGCTGCCTTAAAGATTTTCCGAAATGA
- a CDS encoding ATP-binding protein, which produces MKKHFQLKKYFLMTGGIAFLVFTIIFGTGVYSRDMSNLENLGERENIILSGFLGKLLEPEIKQLLSSSNTSQEFLRNHKAKHNIDSILSKFSKQYPILKVKIFAKNTTTIYSSIADEIGKKPSHSSSLEEVFKLSNTSSELVLKNSFQTSYGEMFDRKIVETYIPIHNEDNEIIAAFELYSDVTNLVDKSINKLYKDIIFLVIEYLGLFIIIYLLVRHADNIIKNQYKELDEVNHQLELAKDNLEAKVQERTQRLSNTVEKLNQEIQDRMKAQNANQAKSDFLSSMSHELRTPLNAIIGFSQILEISDSLNKYDLDNVNEIKKAGDHLLNLINDILDLSKIEAGKIDLSIEAVDLKGLTSECFSLIKPFAQKHDIQIDYQLTTDLAVRADYTRLKQVLLNLLSNGIKYNRKNGKVSLTIKENKPQHTIRFEVIDTGEGISKEQIPLLFQPFERLNMTKSEIEGTGIGLSISQKIIDLMEGNIGVETELGKGTTFWIELPAENAKVDKEITNSDISTNGEGIDHASEQRKFHVLYIEDNPANIKLVSRALKPKNYIKLHTAHLPEVGIELAIENKPSLILLDINMPSMNGYQVLNIIRQNQDIRHIPVFAITANAMPDDIKKGLAAGFNEYLTKPLDIAVLNELVDKYIGISSGG; this is translated from the coding sequence ATGAAAAAACATTTCCAGTTAAAAAAATATTTTTTAATGACAGGTGGTATTGCTTTCCTTGTATTTACGATTATTTTTGGAACCGGCGTTTATAGCCGTGATATGTCTAATTTGGAAAACCTCGGTGAACGTGAAAATATCATATTGTCAGGTTTTTTGGGCAAACTACTCGAACCTGAAATTAAACAACTGCTATCTTCAAGTAATACCAGTCAAGAGTTTCTGAGAAACCATAAAGCAAAACATAATATTGACAGTATTTTAAGTAAATTTTCTAAGCAATATCCTATTTTAAAAGTGAAGATTTTTGCTAAAAATACTACAACCATATACTCCTCAATTGCAGACGAAATCGGCAAAAAACCCAGTCATAGCTCATCTCTTGAGGAAGTGTTCAAGCTGTCGAACACCAGCAGCGAGCTGGTTTTAAAAAACAGTTTTCAAACTTCTTATGGTGAAATGTTTGATAGGAAAATCGTTGAAACCTATATACCTATTCATAATGAAGACAATGAAATCATTGCGGCTTTCGAACTCTATTCAGACGTTACGAATTTAGTGGATAAGTCAATTAATAAGCTTTACAAAGATATTATTTTTCTTGTGATTGAATATTTAGGGCTTTTCATAATTATTTATTTACTGGTTAGGCATGCCGACAACATCATTAAGAATCAGTATAAAGAACTGGATGAAGTAAATCATCAGCTAGAGTTAGCCAAAGACAACTTAGAAGCCAAAGTTCAGGAGCGGACACAACGGCTCTCGAATACCGTAGAAAAACTTAACCAAGAAATCCAAGACAGAATGAAAGCTCAAAATGCAAATCAGGCAAAATCTGATTTCCTTTCAAGTATGAGCCATGAATTACGCACCCCTCTTAATGCAATCATTGGATTTAGCCAAATCCTAGAGATAAGCGACTCTTTGAATAAATATGATCTTGATAATGTCAATGAAATAAAAAAGGCGGGAGATCATCTTTTGAACTTAATCAATGATATTCTCGATTTATCTAAAATTGAGGCCGGTAAGATTGACTTGTCCATCGAAGCAGTCGACCTCAAAGGGCTTACCTCAGAATGCTTTTCTTTGATAAAACCTTTTGCACAAAAGCACGATATTCAAATTGATTATCAGTTAACAACGGATCTTGCTGTTAGAGCTGACTATACCAGACTCAAACAGGTCTTATTAAACCTTCTTTCCAATGGAATTAAATACAATAGAAAAAATGGCAAGGTGAGCCTAACAATCAAGGAAAACAAACCACAACATACAATAAGGTTTGAAGTTATCGATACCGGGGAAGGAATCTCAAAAGAACAAATACCTTTACTATTCCAACCATTTGAGCGGCTGAACATGACTAAAAGTGAAATCGAGGGCACCGGAATAGGCCTTAGCATTTCTCAAAAAATCATTGATTTGATGGAAGGTAATATTGGTGTAGAAACCGAACTAGGCAAAGGCACTACTTTTTGGATTGAATTACCAGCCGAAAATGCAAAAGTCGATAAGGAGATAACCAATTCTGACATTTCCACCAATGGTGAAGGAATTGATCATGCTTCAGAGCAAAGAAAGTTTCATGTTTTGTACATTGAAGACAATCCTGCCAACATCAAACTTGTTAGTCGTGCTTTAAAACCCAAAAACTATATTAAGTTACATACAGCTCACCTTCCTGAAGTCGGCATAGAACTGGCGATTGAAAATAAACCGAGCTTGATTCTCTTAGATATAAACATGCCTTCCATGAATGGCTATCAAGTTCTAAATATCATCAGGCAAAATCAAGACATTAGACATATCCCGGTATTTGCAATTACAGCCAATGCTATGCCAGATGATATAAAAAAGGGATTGGCGGCCGGTTTTAATGAGTATTTAACAAAGCCGCTCGACATTGCTGTATTAAATGAGCTAGTAGATAAATACATCGGAATCAGCTCCGGTGGCTAA
- a CDS encoding putative bifunctional diguanylate cyclase/phosphodiesterase, producing MSTSQKKLPSLRKRYVLLNIVIGLLVIAAITAAYFKALNTKNTVNRGYEGVLNEQANLKEVRDYLLHINGDINHFLLDPLNQHLTQNIDIYTSESIDSLNQLNESTHPYHVDLANTVNPIKLNFEKLNKEIKRLIEYRLDINKQYPAMDISANIMEVQQDNIKSGFEILILEIESESLKPTNEELYPLLLKTRTLWSEAISQTRIYMVNRLASFTTEILQQQGSSLADMYELFKKNLNQLEKFYAEEDSFEGLPTVKSIHKISEDWIDNFLQMRNLSENNQWRSDAMIMQNDILPLITNITILCNQLEKVLRDEKQNLDNQLSKSDAFFNYLIYGIISLYLIIISFILLSMEWAIFKPIDRVTQALRSRALEVTLPKIKPAKTKEMARLIEAFVEMDNEVSARQNELEHQALHDHLTGLPNRFSLNQRIEYQLLSSERQHSTFSLFIMDLDYFKDINDTLGHASGDSLLIEVSKRVKRLIRKSDTLARLGGDEFSILLPDTNKEEAAFLAEKIIEDIAHPFNLNGEKVSISISIGIAGFPHDGLNAETILQCADMAMYASKRKRTGYSLYNANQNVYSKDRLILVNDLLEALELEQFEINFQPKINLETGSICGAEALLRFIHKNHGYVPPDKVIETAERMGVIHRLSLQILKKSIAECSKWHRQGYPISVSVNLSVRDLASTGLCSKVKEFMEEFNLNYEFLTLEITENVMMENLSLSIDQLNKLNKLGVKISIDDFGTGFSSLAYLKRLPVQELKIDKSFVIDIEQDENDQQIVRSTIDLGHSLGLTTVAEGVETLTAMEIVKSYGCDQVQGYYFSKPVNPEEFRRLLSMQ from the coding sequence ATGAGTACTTCACAAAAAAAACTACCCAGCCTAAGAAAACGTTACGTATTGCTCAACATAGTAATCGGCCTTTTGGTTATTGCGGCAATCACTGCAGCCTACTTTAAGGCACTGAATACAAAAAACACTGTTAATCGAGGGTATGAAGGTGTTTTGAATGAACAAGCCAACCTCAAAGAGGTCAGAGATTATCTTTTACACATTAATGGAGACATCAACCACTTCCTTCTTGATCCCCTTAACCAGCACTTAACTCAAAATATCGATATTTATACCTCAGAATCCATCGACTCGCTTAACCAACTCAATGAATCCACACATCCATATCATGTTGACTTAGCGAATACCGTAAATCCGATTAAGCTAAATTTCGAAAAACTCAACAAAGAGATAAAACGCCTCATAGAGTATCGACTGGATATCAACAAACAGTACCCTGCAATGGATATTTCAGCCAATATCATGGAGGTTCAACAAGACAACATTAAATCGGGGTTCGAGATTTTAATATTGGAAATCGAATCTGAAAGCCTCAAACCGACCAATGAAGAACTTTACCCTCTTTTATTGAAAACTCGTACTCTTTGGTCTGAAGCCATTTCCCAGACCCGAATCTACATGGTTAACCGCCTGGCTTCATTTACCACCGAAATACTTCAACAACAGGGAAGCAGTCTCGCCGATATGTATGAACTGTTTAAAAAGAATCTCAATCAACTTGAAAAGTTTTATGCTGAAGAAGACAGCTTTGAAGGTTTACCGACAGTAAAATCCATCCACAAGATATCAGAAGACTGGATCGACAATTTTTTACAGATGCGAAACCTGTCCGAAAATAATCAATGGCGATCAGATGCCATGATTATGCAAAATGATATTCTGCCACTCATTACCAACATCACAATCCTTTGTAACCAGCTTGAAAAGGTATTAAGAGATGAAAAACAAAACCTAGATAATCAATTATCGAAAAGCGATGCATTTTTCAATTATTTGATTTACGGGATCATCAGCTTATATCTAATCATCATCAGTTTCATTCTATTATCGATGGAATGGGCCATTTTCAAACCTATTGATAGAGTCACTCAGGCATTACGCTCACGCGCATTAGAAGTGACTTTACCGAAAATAAAACCGGCAAAAACGAAAGAGATGGCCCGACTCATTGAAGCTTTCGTTGAAATGGATAATGAAGTCTCCGCAAGACAAAACGAGCTGGAACATCAAGCACTTCACGACCACTTGACAGGCCTTCCAAATCGTTTTTCATTAAACCAACGTATCGAATATCAGTTACTTTCCTCGGAAAGACAGCATTCAACCTTTTCACTGTTCATCATGGATTTGGATTATTTCAAGGATATTAACGACACGCTCGGACACGCCTCAGGGGACTCTTTGCTGATTGAGGTCTCAAAGAGGGTTAAGCGCTTAATACGTAAATCGGATACTTTAGCGAGACTTGGCGGCGATGAGTTTTCTATTCTATTACCTGATACAAACAAGGAAGAGGCTGCCTTTTTAGCTGAAAAAATCATCGAAGATATCGCCCATCCTTTCAATTTGAATGGAGAAAAAGTCTCCATCAGTATAAGCATTGGGATAGCTGGTTTTCCTCACGACGGCCTGAATGCCGAAACGATTTTGCAATGCGCTGATATGGCCATGTACGCCTCCAAACGTAAACGAACCGGCTATTCTCTTTACAATGCTAATCAAAACGTCTATAGCAAAGACAGGCTCATATTGGTTAATGACCTGCTTGAAGCACTCGAACTAGAACAATTCGAGATTAATTTTCAGCCTAAGATAAATCTCGAAACTGGAAGCATTTGTGGTGCCGAAGCATTATTACGTTTCATTCACAAAAACCATGGCTATGTACCACCAGACAAAGTTATCGAAACCGCAGAAAGAATGGGCGTGATTCATAGGCTGTCATTACAAATACTCAAAAAATCCATCGCAGAATGCAGTAAATGGCATAGACAAGGTTATCCGATTTCCGTTTCTGTTAACCTATCAGTCCGCGACCTTGCAAGCACTGGCCTATGTTCGAAGGTCAAAGAATTCATGGAAGAGTTCAATCTGAATTACGAGTTTTTAACGTTGGAGATTACCGAAAATGTCATGATGGAAAACCTATCTCTTTCCATTGACCAATTGAATAAATTGAACAAACTCGGGGTGAAAATATCCATAGATGATTTCGGAACAGGGTTTTCATCTCTGGCTTATCTCAAGCGCTTACCTGTTCAGGAGTTGAAAATTGATAAATCGTTTGTTATTGATATCGAGCAAGATGAGAATGACCAGCAAATTGTTCGCTCGACTATAGACTTAGGACATAGCCTAGGACTAACGACTGTTGCCGAAGGCGTTGAAACACTAACCGCTATGGAAATAGTTAAAAGCTATGGCTGTGATCAAGTCCAAGGCTACTACTTCAGTAAACCCGTTAACCCAGAAGAATTCAGACGGCTTTTAAGCATGCAATAA